DNA from Elaeis guineensis isolate ETL-2024a chromosome 2, EG11, whole genome shotgun sequence:
TTATTTTCAGATGATGTCATACATGAGCACATGAGATTGCTTCCTAGATACATCACACAATGGTCTATCAAAGATCGAGATGAGAATTTTATTGCACACATCATCACCACATTTTTCGCATTCAAAAAGGACATCAAATTGGCTGGTAGAATCCCCTGAACTCCACATATCCATTTTCTCATAAAATCTACATGGTTATTATGTGGCAGAGCCGATATCTGCATACATTAGATGCAGTTGGAGGCCAATTTAGTGACGAGGAAGAATGTAATCTTGCATTTACCTTTAATTTGTGGTAGGGAGAATGCAACGCTGAAGATGGCTCCACGCAAGTAACGTTCCGGCTGGCATCCACGTAGAAAGCTCTACTCTTAATGCGAGGGGCAACTAATGACCCACTCATAATGCAGGGCGTTAGGCAACATTTAATCCTCCATTATAGGCCATAAATGGCCGGACGCTCCGTCTCCCAGACGTTAATGTGTAACGGCGATGCCGACGGAGACGGCGCTGGCGCGCGCGCGGCGAGCCCGCCGTACCTTGACGGCGCGAACCAGGGGCCCGGGCCCCACCGCCATGGTGCGCCCCGGTACGGCGGTAGACTGACCGTGGGTCCCGCTTTTCAAGCCGTCAGATGACTATCCGTACCGTTACGCCCCTGAGGGGAGGGCCGCACGCACGTGCCCTCATCCCCCTCCCGCCACGCGTCCGACTCCCCACCCCGCCACGCTGGTTCGGCTCTCCGTCCTTCTGCAGCAGTTACACGCACCCCCGGTGACCAGATACAGGGCTTTCTGAaacgagaaattattgcatgcaccaggtccaAGTGAACCAGAGCAAATTCCGGAGCCAATGCACGGTGGATAGCGCGCAATCGGGAATTAGTGACATACAAAGGTAACGTGGCATGTTATCCACGTGGTATTTGGTGtggtccaattgcacctggtgcatggaATTCGGAGTCTGAAAGACCGAAACGCCCCCATTATCCCACCCCAAACCGACCCGCCTCCTCTTCAGAGGTGGCAACATCGTCATCAAATACCCGCAGCAGGAGCAAATCCGTAGAATCATCGAAGCAGTATAGCAGAGTATTTATGGGGACATTTTAACCCTTGACCGCGgttaaagaaataaagaaaggagTTAACCAGAGTTAAATTCTACACCTAACCCCCGTCTCCGAAGGGTTCGGGTCGTATATTTCGCTCGAGGAAATGATTCCCCTTTTCTCGCAACGTCAACCGTTGGATCGCACAATGGCGGCTTCAGATCTGTGAAGGCAGCGATTCGCGTGCTAATGTGTGGAAGGCGCGATCCAACGGTTCGCGTCCCGAAAGAAGATGAATGGTTCACtcgcgcgaaagatacaacccgaacccgtCTCGCAACCGCTATATAACTGCTCCCTCCCACGCCCTTCTTCCCTCGtccctctccttcttctccgTGGAAAACCACTTCCCCGATCGACTTCGAACTCTTCCTTTGTTCTCCTTGTTCGCTTCCTCTGTTCCCATTCCTCTCCACCGCTTCACAGATGGCATCTTTCGACTCCGAACCCGCGCTTTTCCTCCCCTTCATCCCGAAAACCGTCCTCTCTCCGGTCATCGCGGTCGCCGTCGTCGCCCTCGCCGCCGTCTGGCTCTCCCCCGGCGGCGTCGCATGGGCGCTTTCCAGGGCTCCGCGTTCGATCCGCGGCCCGCCGGGCATCGTCCTCGCCCTCGCGGGCACCGCCGCCCACCGGGTCCTCGCCGGCCTCGCCCGGGTCCTCGACGCCGCCCGACTGATGGCCTTCTCGGTCGGCTTTACCCGGTTCATCGTGTCGAGCCACCCCGACACCGCCAAGGAGATCCTCAACAGCTCGGCCTTCGCCGACCGGCCGATCAAGGAGTCCGCCTACGAGCTCCTCTTCCACCGTGCCATGGGCTTCGCGCCCTTCGGCGAATACTGGAGGAATCTGAGGAGAATCTCCGCTACCCATTTGTTCAGCCCCAGGCGAATCTCCGCCTTCGGGGAGCACCGGCAGGCGATCGGGGCGCAGATGGTGGGGGAGATAAGGGCTCTGATGGGGACCGATGGAGTGGTGGAGGTGAAGCGCGTGCTGCATTTCGGGTCTTTAAACAACGTTATGATGAGTGTTTTCGGAAAAAGATTCGATTTTGGGAAGGGGGAAGGACTGGAATTGGAAGGACTGGTGAAAGAAGGATATGAGCTTCTTGGGGTGTTCAACTGGAGCGACCACTTGCCTCTGTTGGGGTGGATGGATCTCCAAGGAGTGAGAAAGAGGTGCAGAGGATTGGTTGGAAGAGTTAATGTGTTTGTGGGAAAGATCATAGAGGAGCACAGGAGGAGGAGGATTGATAGAGATGTTGTGAATCAGGATGGGGACTTTGTGGATGTGCTGCTGcatttggaggaggaggagaagcttTCTGACTCTGACATGGTTGCTGTTCTCTGGGTATGTTCTTCTTCCCATACTCTTCTCTTCCTATTGATTTCTCCCTTAATTTTGTTgttattttttgtttattttaatGTTCTTTCTAGTTGAGTTGTGGTTTGCTTGGTAGTTAAGGGGAGGTTTTTATCGTTTGTGTTGGTTAGTTTTGGATGTCTAATGGGAAGTTTTAAATTTTGCCCTTGTCTTTTTGGATGGACGAGTTACAAGGCATTATCTTATCCAGTATGACCTGCGATGACCAATGATCATGCTATTTCAAAATTAAGATGGTGACACCTTCAAGCTATTTTCTCATTCGATGAGGATATCTATGCTTTTTCCTTTAAGTAGGTGTTCTATCAGTTTATAGTTTGTTATGGTGCAGTAACGCCAGTTACTGGTTTGTTGGATTCCGGATGTTCTTTTCTTATGATGCCCTCCTTTGGTAGCTTTCCAATATAATCCCTTTCCTTCTGTTTTTAGTGAGAACTTTAGGAAGAAAGACAGCTTAATTACGTCGAGTTGATGGATGGGTTAATCTTTAATAGTGTTACAGAATGTTGACATACAAACAACTTGCATGGCTTTTGTCTCAGGAAATGATATTTAGAGGAACTGATACGGTGGCCATCCTTCTGGAAT
Protein-coding regions in this window:
- the LOC105057560 gene encoding cytochrome P450 78A5; amino-acid sequence: MASFDSEPALFLPFIPKTVLSPVIAVAVVALAAVWLSPGGVAWALSRAPRSIRGPPGIVLALAGTAAHRVLAGLARVLDAARLMAFSVGFTRFIVSSHPDTAKEILNSSAFADRPIKESAYELLFHRAMGFAPFGEYWRNLRRISATHLFSPRRISAFGEHRQAIGAQMVGEIRALMGTDGVVEVKRVLHFGSLNNVMMSVFGKRFDFGKGEGLELEGLVKEGYELLGVFNWSDHLPLLGWMDLQGVRKRCRGLVGRVNVFVGKIIEEHRRRRIDRDVVNQDGDFVDVLLHLEEEEKLSDSDMVAVLWEMIFRGTDTVAILLEWIMARMVLHPDIQSKAQSEMDAVVGNSRLVSDSDIPDLPYLRSIVKESLRMHPPGPLLSWARLAIHDVHIGNHFIPAGTTAMVNMWAITHDERIWANPNEFQPERFMAEDVSILGSDLRLAPFGSGRRVCPGKSLGLATVHLWLAQLLQSFKWVPSDGGVDLSECLKMSLEMKSPLVCRALPR